A region of Silurus meridionalis isolate SWU-2019-XX chromosome 17, ASM1480568v1, whole genome shotgun sequence DNA encodes the following proteins:
- the fnbp1l gene encoding formin-binding protein 1-like isoform X2, translated as MSWGTDLWDQFENLDKHTQWGMDFLERYAKFVKERLEIEQNYAKQLRNLVKKYCPKRSKDDEPRFTSCLSFYSILNELNDYAGQREVVAEEMGHRVYGELLRYSQELKCERKQHLQEGRKTQQYLDQCWKQMDNSKKKFERECREAEKSQMLFERLDNDINATKSEVEKAKSQLYMRTHMADESKNEYAAQLQNFNAEQWKHFHVAIPQIFKNLQDMDERRTVKLGETYRSFAEVERKVIPIISKCLEGMVTAAKNVDERKDSLIVVESFKSGFEPPTDFPFEDFSQNIQRTGSDGTIGTPKNDPGKPDPKHSIGKAKNKLWLFGKKPKFPPPAPPPPIPGVLSAHFQSSKFPTEKIVYCFNEMRSVTSRMSTFRGLKRGAPNLEDLSHLPPEQRRKKLQQRIDELSRELQKEMDQRDALNKMKDVYEKNPQMGDPGSLQPKISETICNMEKLRSEIHKNETWLAEVEGKQTSRSERRPSSDVNHHAPHGRESPEGSYTDDPNQEHRAPPQPEHEHEFDDEFEDDDPLPAVGHCKALYSFDGTNEGTLVMKEDEVLYVIEEDKGDGWTRVRKQSGEEGYVPTSYVEITLEKHSKGS; from the exons ATGAGTTGGGGAACCGATCTTTGG GACCAGTTCGAGAACCTCGACAAGCACACGCAATGGGGCATGGACTTCCTGGAGCGCTATGCAAAGTTTGTGAAGGAAAGGCTGGAGATAGAGCAAAACTATGCAAAACAATTGCG GAACCTGGTGAAGAAATACTGCCCGAAGCGCTCCAAAGATGATGAGCCCAG GTTTACGTCATGCCTGTCATTCTACTCCATTTTGAACGAGCTGAATGACTACGCGGGTCAGCGAGAGGTCGTTGCTGAGGAGATGGGCCACAGGGTGTACGGTGAGCTGCTGAGGTATTCGCAGGAACTGAAATGCGAGAGGAAACAG CACCTCCAGGAAGGACGGAAGACCCAGCAGTATTTGGACCAATGCTGGAAACAGATGGACAAT AGCAAGAAGAAGTTTGAGCGAGAGTGCAGAGAAGCGGAGAAATCCCAGATGCTTTTTGAGAGATTAGACAACGACATCAATGCCACAAAGtcagaggtggagaag GCCAAGTCCCAGCTGTATATGAGAACCCACATGGCAGATGAGAGTAAAAATGAGTATGCAGCTCAGCTGCAGAACTTTAACGCAGAACAGTGGAAGCACTTCCATGTGGCCATCCCGCAGATATTCAAG AATCTACAGGACATGGATGAGCGGCGTACAGTGAAACTGGGAGAGACATACCGGAGCTTTGCGGAGGTGGAGAGGAAAGTCATCCCGATCATTTCAAAGTGTTTAGAGGGCATGGTGACCGCTGCCAAAAATGTTGATGAACGCAAG GACTCATTAATTGTGGTGGAGTCGTTTAAATCCGGGTTCGAGCCACCAACTGATTTTCCATTCGAGGACTTTAGTCAGAACATCCAGCGCACAGGGTCAGACGGCACTATTGGTACTCCCAAAAATGACCCAGGCAAACCTGACCCCAAACACTCGATcggaaaagccaaaaacaaacTCTGGTTGTTTGGGAAAAAGCCCAAG TTTCCCCCTCCTGCTCCTCCCCCACCCATTCCTGGTGTCCTTTCTGCCCATTTTCAGTCTTCTAAATTTCCCACTGAGAAAATAGTATACTGTTTCAATGAAATGAGAAGCGTTACGTCCAGGATGTCAACATTCCGGGGTCTAAAGAGAGGG GCTCCAAACCTCGAGGATCTTAGCCACCTGCCTCCGGAACAGAGACGCAAGAAACTTCAACAGAGGATTGACGAGCTCAGCAGAGAACTGCAGAAAGAAATGGACCAAAG agatgcattaaataaaatgaaggaTGTCTATGAGAAGAATCCTCAGATGGGTGACCCAGGGAGTCTCCAGCCCAAGATCTCGGAGACCATATGCAACATGGAGAAGCTACGGTCTGAGATACACAAAAATGAG ACATGGCTGGCAGAAGTGGAGGGAAAACAGACCTCGCGTAGCGAACGGCGACCCAGTTCAGATGTCAACCATCACGCACCTCATggcagagagag TCCTGAGGGCAGCTACACAGATGATCCCAATCAGGAACACCGCGCACCTCCCCAACCCGAACACGAGCATGAGTTTGACGACGAATTTGAAGACGACGATCCCCTTCCTGCAGTTGGCCACTGCAAAGCACTCTACTCATTTGATG GCACTAATGAGGGCACGTTGGTGATGAAGGAGGACGAGGTGCTCTACGTTATCGAGGAAGACAAAGGTGATGGCTGGACACGGGTTCGTAAGCAGAGCGGTGAGGAGGGTTACGTCCCCACGTCCTACGTGGAGATCACGCTGGAGAAGCACAGCAAAG GTTCCTGA
- the fnbp1l gene encoding formin-binding protein 1-like isoform X3, whose product MSWGTDLWDQFENLDKHTQWGMDFLERYAKFVKERLEIEQNYAKQLRNLVKKYCPKRSKDDEPRFTSCLSFYSILNELNDYAGQREVVAEEMGHRVYGELLRYSQELKCERKQHLQEGRKTQQYLDQCWKQMDNSKKKFERECREAEKSQMLFERLDNDINATKSEVEKAKSQLYMRTHMADESKNEYAAQLQNFNAEQWKHFHVAIPQIFKNLQDMDERRTVKLGETYRSFAEVERKVIPIISKCLEGMVTAAKNVDERKDSLIVVESFKSGFEPPTDFPFEDFSQNIQRTGSDGTIGTPKNDPGKPDPKHSIGKAKNKLWLFGKKPKAPNLEDLSHLPPEQRRKKLQQRIDELSRELQKEMDQRDALNKMKDVYEKNPQMGDPGSLQPKISETICNMEKLRSEIHKNETWLAEVEGKQTSRSERRPSSDVNHHAPHGRESPEGSYTDDPNQEHRAPPQPEHEHEFDDEFEDDDPLPAVGHCKALYSFDGTNEGTLVMKEDEVLYVIEEDKGDGWTRVRKQSGEEGYVPTSYVEITLEKHSKGAVTYI is encoded by the exons ATGAGTTGGGGAACCGATCTTTGG GACCAGTTCGAGAACCTCGACAAGCACACGCAATGGGGCATGGACTTCCTGGAGCGCTATGCAAAGTTTGTGAAGGAAAGGCTGGAGATAGAGCAAAACTATGCAAAACAATTGCG GAACCTGGTGAAGAAATACTGCCCGAAGCGCTCCAAAGATGATGAGCCCAG GTTTACGTCATGCCTGTCATTCTACTCCATTTTGAACGAGCTGAATGACTACGCGGGTCAGCGAGAGGTCGTTGCTGAGGAGATGGGCCACAGGGTGTACGGTGAGCTGCTGAGGTATTCGCAGGAACTGAAATGCGAGAGGAAACAG CACCTCCAGGAAGGACGGAAGACCCAGCAGTATTTGGACCAATGCTGGAAACAGATGGACAAT AGCAAGAAGAAGTTTGAGCGAGAGTGCAGAGAAGCGGAGAAATCCCAGATGCTTTTTGAGAGATTAGACAACGACATCAATGCCACAAAGtcagaggtggagaag GCCAAGTCCCAGCTGTATATGAGAACCCACATGGCAGATGAGAGTAAAAATGAGTATGCAGCTCAGCTGCAGAACTTTAACGCAGAACAGTGGAAGCACTTCCATGTGGCCATCCCGCAGATATTCAAG AATCTACAGGACATGGATGAGCGGCGTACAGTGAAACTGGGAGAGACATACCGGAGCTTTGCGGAGGTGGAGAGGAAAGTCATCCCGATCATTTCAAAGTGTTTAGAGGGCATGGTGACCGCTGCCAAAAATGTTGATGAACGCAAG GACTCATTAATTGTGGTGGAGTCGTTTAAATCCGGGTTCGAGCCACCAACTGATTTTCCATTCGAGGACTTTAGTCAGAACATCCAGCGCACAGGGTCAGACGGCACTATTGGTACTCCCAAAAATGACCCAGGCAAACCTGACCCCAAACACTCGATcggaaaagccaaaaacaaacTCTGGTTGTTTGGGAAAAAGCCCAAG GCTCCAAACCTCGAGGATCTTAGCCACCTGCCTCCGGAACAGAGACGCAAGAAACTTCAACAGAGGATTGACGAGCTCAGCAGAGAACTGCAGAAAGAAATGGACCAAAG agatgcattaaataaaatgaaggaTGTCTATGAGAAGAATCCTCAGATGGGTGACCCAGGGAGTCTCCAGCCCAAGATCTCGGAGACCATATGCAACATGGAGAAGCTACGGTCTGAGATACACAAAAATGAG ACATGGCTGGCAGAAGTGGAGGGAAAACAGACCTCGCGTAGCGAACGGCGACCCAGTTCAGATGTCAACCATCACGCACCTCATggcagagagag TCCTGAGGGCAGCTACACAGATGATCCCAATCAGGAACACCGCGCACCTCCCCAACCCGAACACGAGCATGAGTTTGACGACGAATTTGAAGACGACGATCCCCTTCCTGCAGTTGGCCACTGCAAAGCACTCTACTCATTTGATG GCACTAATGAGGGCACGTTGGTGATGAAGGAGGACGAGGTGCTCTACGTTATCGAGGAAGACAAAGGTGATGGCTGGACACGGGTTCGTAAGCAGAGCGGTGAGGAGGGTTACGTCCCCACGTCCTACGTGGAGATCACGCTGGAGAAGCACAGCAAAGGTGCGGTCACCTACATTTGA
- the fnbp1l gene encoding formin-binding protein 1-like isoform X1 — protein MSWGTDLWDQFENLDKHTQWGMDFLERYAKFVKERLEIEQNYAKQLRNLVKKYCPKRSKDDEPRFTSCLSFYSILNELNDYAGQREVVAEEMGHRVYGELLRYSQELKCERKQHLQEGRKTQQYLDQCWKQMDNSKKKFERECREAEKSQMLFERLDNDINATKSEVEKAKSQLYMRTHMADESKNEYAAQLQNFNAEQWKHFHVAIPQIFKNLQDMDERRTVKLGETYRSFAEVERKVIPIISKCLEGMVTAAKNVDERKDSLIVVESFKSGFEPPTDFPFEDFSQNIQRTGSDGTIGTPKNDPGKPDPKHSIGKAKNKLWLFGKKPKFPPPAPPPPIPGVLSAHFQSSKFPTEKIVYCFNEMRSVTSRMSTFRGLKRGAPNLEDLSHLPPEQRRKKLQQRIDELSRELQKEMDQRDALNKMKDVYEKNPQMGDPGSLQPKISETICNMEKLRSEIHKNETWLAEVEGKQTSRSERRPSSDVNHHAPHGRESPEGSYTDDPNQEHRAPPQPEHEHEFDDEFEDDDPLPAVGHCKALYSFDGTNEGTLVMKEDEVLYVIEEDKGDGWTRVRKQSGEEGYVPTSYVEITLEKHSKGAVTYI, from the exons ATGAGTTGGGGAACCGATCTTTGG GACCAGTTCGAGAACCTCGACAAGCACACGCAATGGGGCATGGACTTCCTGGAGCGCTATGCAAAGTTTGTGAAGGAAAGGCTGGAGATAGAGCAAAACTATGCAAAACAATTGCG GAACCTGGTGAAGAAATACTGCCCGAAGCGCTCCAAAGATGATGAGCCCAG GTTTACGTCATGCCTGTCATTCTACTCCATTTTGAACGAGCTGAATGACTACGCGGGTCAGCGAGAGGTCGTTGCTGAGGAGATGGGCCACAGGGTGTACGGTGAGCTGCTGAGGTATTCGCAGGAACTGAAATGCGAGAGGAAACAG CACCTCCAGGAAGGACGGAAGACCCAGCAGTATTTGGACCAATGCTGGAAACAGATGGACAAT AGCAAGAAGAAGTTTGAGCGAGAGTGCAGAGAAGCGGAGAAATCCCAGATGCTTTTTGAGAGATTAGACAACGACATCAATGCCACAAAGtcagaggtggagaag GCCAAGTCCCAGCTGTATATGAGAACCCACATGGCAGATGAGAGTAAAAATGAGTATGCAGCTCAGCTGCAGAACTTTAACGCAGAACAGTGGAAGCACTTCCATGTGGCCATCCCGCAGATATTCAAG AATCTACAGGACATGGATGAGCGGCGTACAGTGAAACTGGGAGAGACATACCGGAGCTTTGCGGAGGTGGAGAGGAAAGTCATCCCGATCATTTCAAAGTGTTTAGAGGGCATGGTGACCGCTGCCAAAAATGTTGATGAACGCAAG GACTCATTAATTGTGGTGGAGTCGTTTAAATCCGGGTTCGAGCCACCAACTGATTTTCCATTCGAGGACTTTAGTCAGAACATCCAGCGCACAGGGTCAGACGGCACTATTGGTACTCCCAAAAATGACCCAGGCAAACCTGACCCCAAACACTCGATcggaaaagccaaaaacaaacTCTGGTTGTTTGGGAAAAAGCCCAAG TTTCCCCCTCCTGCTCCTCCCCCACCCATTCCTGGTGTCCTTTCTGCCCATTTTCAGTCTTCTAAATTTCCCACTGAGAAAATAGTATACTGTTTCAATGAAATGAGAAGCGTTACGTCCAGGATGTCAACATTCCGGGGTCTAAAGAGAGGG GCTCCAAACCTCGAGGATCTTAGCCACCTGCCTCCGGAACAGAGACGCAAGAAACTTCAACAGAGGATTGACGAGCTCAGCAGAGAACTGCAGAAAGAAATGGACCAAAG agatgcattaaataaaatgaaggaTGTCTATGAGAAGAATCCTCAGATGGGTGACCCAGGGAGTCTCCAGCCCAAGATCTCGGAGACCATATGCAACATGGAGAAGCTACGGTCTGAGATACACAAAAATGAG ACATGGCTGGCAGAAGTGGAGGGAAAACAGACCTCGCGTAGCGAACGGCGACCCAGTTCAGATGTCAACCATCACGCACCTCATggcagagagag TCCTGAGGGCAGCTACACAGATGATCCCAATCAGGAACACCGCGCACCTCCCCAACCCGAACACGAGCATGAGTTTGACGACGAATTTGAAGACGACGATCCCCTTCCTGCAGTTGGCCACTGCAAAGCACTCTACTCATTTGATG GCACTAATGAGGGCACGTTGGTGATGAAGGAGGACGAGGTGCTCTACGTTATCGAGGAAGACAAAGGTGATGGCTGGACACGGGTTCGTAAGCAGAGCGGTGAGGAGGGTTACGTCCCCACGTCCTACGTGGAGATCACGCTGGAGAAGCACAGCAAAGGTGCGGTCACCTACATTTGA